A stretch of DNA from Cryptomeria japonica chromosome 4, Sugi_1.0, whole genome shotgun sequence:
atttgtaattgtggaTTGTAGTGAAATGTAATGCATAATAGGCATATTGCAATTCACTTGACATATTTGAGGGTTGTTAACATGGAACATGGTCAATATAACCAATTATCGATACCATACAACTTTTGTCACATTCTAAAGTTTTTAAATGTCAAATATAATTAAATTGGTACCATACAATATGCTCCATTGTCTTAAAATTTATAAGTGTAGATCATATGATAAAATACAAGTTCCATAATTGATATACTGCAACTCATCCTACATTCCTAAGATTTGTAAGCACAACTTACAATCAAATGTAACCCATAATTGGTATCAAAACTTACCACAAATTTTCAATCTATAAGAGAGCCTATTAGTTCTCATTAACTATTGCAAACATGTTTTCAAATATATTTTAGTCATAGAGTACACACACTAAGGAAGACAAGGGAAGAAAGAACAATATGTTCTCTACTTTCCATAAGAATTGTTTACGTAGTCATTAGATGAAGGATATTTTATTAGGAAGGAAAGGACTTACCTCCTCTCTAATTTAGTACTATAGTGATTCATTTCACATTAACTAATAAATGATGGCAATATATGAAACAAATATAGATAGAACAAGGGTAAGAATATGTACGAGCAATTATAAATGTAAAATGGCAAAGATTAAGAAGCCAAACTTAACAAAAAAATACATACCAAATGCTACTAAAATATTCTATTAAAGAAATTATCTTAAAATGAATATAAAACTACATagaaattctctctctctctctctctctctctctctcacacacacacacacacacacactcactcactcccccactctctctctctctctctctctctctctctctctctctctctctattgaaAACATAACAAGTGCACTCTCTCTCTATTGAAAACATAACAAGTGCATACTACTAATGGAATCCtttactacatatatatatatgcaaaaatagaCCAAAATGTTTCCTAATTGACTTTCCACCCatcttcggcgtacccattgcacatcaAGATGCAATTACTAGTAATATACATCTATCAAATGAAAAAGACTCGGATTAAAAATTTAAGCCAAATTTGAATGCTAGCAAACACTCAACCACCACAATTGAATGAAGATATATTTGTGGACTGATATCTAAGAAAATAAATCTTAATCAATCTTTAACAGaaaagacaaaacaaaaaaaattgatcaaaatttaGACTTGTGGTGGAAAACATGGCCTACTTCTCACGATATTTTTATGGGCTAAAGTCTTCGTCAATCTTCaatagaaaaaaacaaaacaaaaataattgaTCAAAGTTATCAAATTAGTTATCATGAACAGtagaaatttcatgcattcaaaacAAAAAGAGTCTTGGTCAAGTAAAAGCATGGCTTGGTCGCACATTAGCAAATTGGATAATAATTTTGAAGACCTTAAATAAGCGGTTTGGATATAGGCGATCAAGTTTCGAATCCTGCTGCCTTGCTTATCTCAATATCAATTACAGGCAATGGCAAAATACGATGATGAATTCAATGCTAGCTTGGATCTTGATTCTCTTGTTATAGTTAGCGAAAATGCTTGCGCTGGAATGGACGAAGCGGTTGAATTTAAGGTTCCTCTTACTGTGGACGATGTGGTGGAATTTGAGGCCTCACCTTACGCTGCCACTGAAGCTTCCTGGCATTTGAGCTTCTCAGAGGATTTACACAATGCGGAGAGATTTAATCAACTGGCGGTTAATTCCTTGCCCTATTACCAGCACAATGTTTGCACGCAGAGTGCCTTCTGCAAATACACTAAAGCTTATTCAATGGCCGCTGTAAATTCTTTCAAAACTGGTCAGATTTTGCTCAAGAGATGTTTAGGTTTTCTCAGAAAAATCGAAAAGAAGAGGAATTTGACAACGCAGATGTCAATGCAAACTGTTCCTGCTCCTCCTTATCAACACCAGCAAGCAAAATCAGGGTTTCAGAACAAATCGACATTTGGTCACATGTTAGCCGAGCGGAACAGGAGGATCAAATTGAGGCAGCACTTCTCGAATCTTTGTTCTTTCCTGCCTCAAAATTCCAAGGTATTTCATTATTCCGGTgctataatgattttttttttcctgcAAATAAGTGATGTTACGGAAATTTGGAGTTAGTAGATTGTTTAGTTGTTTTGGCTTTTTAGAAACTGAGAACATAAGGTTTTCACAGCCAGTGTGAagtattttggaataaaaatagtGTCGAAAATTTTTAAATCAAAAGAAATTTTAAGCAGTGGATATGCAGAAATTCTAAGCCTTATCCAAATAAAATTGTCCTTTAATTGCAAGTTTTTCCCCAAATAGGTACTACTATTTCAGTGCtggaaagcaaaaaaaaaacagaaaaaaaaacttttttatGTTGCGATTCTGTTGCTGCTTCTGACTTCTAAATGTCGTGCTTATAGAAAGATAAGCATTCAATAAAATTGTCCTTGAATCTTAGAGttcattcaaaaaaattacaaattttccCCAAAATCTCTATACTCCTCTTCCAGGActggaaaaaaaaaggaaaatgaaaaaaacTTTTTTATGTTGCGATTCTGTTGCTGCTTCTGACTTCTAAATGTCATGTTTACAGAAAGATAACTATTCAATACTGGCAaataccataaacaatctgaagGAATTAAAGCTCCGTGTTGCTAAGCTCgaacaagaaaatcaaatattgcAGGAATTGGTTTTCCCAAATAACGAGGAACGAAGTCGCGGGTTCGAATCAACGGATCAGCCATATTATTTAAAGGACGAATTCATTTATAGAAGCAATGAAGTAACTTTGGAGCAGTGCAAGGACGTCCCCTCCCAAGTAAACATGAAAGTAACTGTACAGAAAGATCAGTATTCCTGCCCAACAAGTCTGCTGATCAAGCAACTAGATctgatgaaaagaaagcaactggAAGTCCTCTCAATCCAAACACATACAGAGCCATTTCAATTTTACTCCAACATTCTTCTGAGACCCAATGTATGTATAACCCTGTCTATATTTTGGAGTTACAATTCTCATTCTTATATCGTGCTCAGAATTCTTCCTGTGCTAATACTTGGAAGGCTCATGAAATGCTTCATACGGGATATGTGCAGGGTGAGGCCTGGAATGTTTCTCAGTGGCAAAATTTTGGCATAACAGTGAGAGTCTCTCTAATGGGAATGGCTTAAATCAGACATAGCTTATATTTCTAAGCAAAGTGTTAAACAAATAGAGCTGATTGACATTTTTTAGGGTTAATATGTTGCTTAACGTGTATGGTTACATCAAGAATACACTTttaaacttaaaagtgttaaacattcagaattgATTAACATTCTTTAAgcttaatatattgcttaatgtatgtgatttaagACTGTCCCCTCTCATGAAGAACCATGAATGTAAACAAGGAAAGAAATATTATCCTGGATAGACATTTAGTAATCCCCATGCTATAGACATTTAGTAATCCCCATGCTATTTACTTTCATGGCTCGGAGTAGAAGATCTTGAGGAAAGAAATTTATGTGACTGGCATTAAAAATCTGCCCACAAAAGCCAGTGGAGCAAATCAAATTTTCCATTCTGGGAACATGTTCCTCATTGTAAAGGGCTATGTTTAAACATTTCAGATATGTTGTTTATATAAAATATACAGGTTTAGTAGTTAAAGATAAATTTTAATTTGGATCATAATTTATTATTCTTTCTATTAGAACAGGAAAATTAATGTATATGATGCATTCAATTTCTTATATTTTCTCACTTGATAAGTATAGAATTATCtattttaaataattgtaaaaatagcaaaattcaaattttcttttatcttttcagTCAATTACATGTCCAATACATTTAATTCATTGAATAAAATTTCAGCCAGTTATTAATAGCTTTTCTCTTATTAGTTCACTTAATAAGCATATAGAACTGAAAAATTGAGCAATAGTCTTATAGTTTACATTTAACTTTCtattttaaataattgtaaaatataataaaaacatttttttaatcaattatatATCCAACGCATTTAATTCATTGAATCAAATTTCAATGAGCTATTAATAGCTTGAATGTCATCATCATTACTCGCAATGGCACTTTGGTGTGCTATGGGTATGCCAAAAagatgtggaaggtcaattaggaattTATTTGGTGTATTTTGCATATAGTTGTTCAATGTGTAAGTTCAATTGGGGGGACATTTAAAAAATGACGATGTTTGTGATACCAAGGTCTCAATCGAGTAGTGATAGCTTAAACTCAACTATGCATCCAGTTATATGATTCCAAACATGACTAAAACAAAAACTAATCAGGAAGATAACTAGGTTCTATTACCAACaagatcatgttatgtttgcaatatatatgtgtgtgtgcgtgtgcgttggatattgttgctgctaggatatgttgttgtcattgatgacaacatatttctGTGTTCTAGTGTTGCAGAAAGTTGTTTGGTGATCTAGtgtttgcattgagttgatatggttggtttatttgtttgggatgttggaatatttcattccttattggttttcgTGATCcgaaagtttacttgatcatatcatttgatctagtTTGA
This window harbors:
- the LOC131032076 gene encoding uncharacterized protein LOC131032076; translation: MAKYDDEFNASLDLDSLVIVSENACAGMDEAVEFKVPLTVDDVVEFEASPYAATEASWHLSFSEDLHNAERFNQLAVNSLPYYQHNVCTQSAFCKYTKAYSMAAVNSFKTGQILLKRCLGFLRKIEKKRNLTTQMSMQTVPAPPYQHQQAKSGFQNKSTFGHMLAERNRRIKLRQHFSNLCSFLPQNSKKDNYSILANTINNLKELKLRVAKLEQENQILQELVFPNNEERSRGFESTDQPYYLKDEFIYRSNEVTLEQCKDVPSQVNMKVTVQKDQYSCPTSLLIKQLDLMKRKQLEVLSIQTHTEPFQFYSNILLRPNGEAWNVSQWQNFGITVRVSLMGMA